CCCCACGCCAGTGAAGATCGGCTGACGAAAATATCCCCGGTCAAATATGACCCCGTCTCTCGCTGCGAGCGCTTTGAAGGCTTTGTAAATGAAATCACCAGCGGCGATGCCGACAAAGCAAGGTTTTTGCAAAAGGCTCTTGGCTATGGCATCAGCGGCGATACCCGCTATGAGTGCCTATTCGTCCTGTATGGAGCGACCACACGCAACGGCAAGGGTACGCTTTGCGAAAGTGTGCTAAGGGTACTCGGCAGCTATGGCTGCACCGCAAGACCGGAAACCATCAGCCTAAAGAACAATACGAATAGCGCCAATCCTTCCGAGGACATCGCCCGGCTCGCCGGAGTGCGGTTCGCCAATATCTCCGAACCCAGCCGGGGATTGGTGTTGAATGCCGCGCAGGTAAAAAGCATGACAGGCAACGACACCATCAATGCCCGTTTCCTGCATGAGAATTCCTTCGACTTCGCGCCGCAATTCAAGCTGTACATTAACGCCAACTACCTGCCTGTGATCAACGACATGACGCTTTTCTCCAGTGGGCGTGTGATCATCATCCCCTTTGAGCGCCATTTTGCCGAATCCGAGCAGGACAAAACGCTAAAGCGGGAATTCGCCAAGGCAAAGAATCAGAGCGCCATCCTCAACTGGCTGGTCAAGGGCTACCGTCTCCTTGCCGAAGAAGGCTTTACGCAGCCGGACTCAGTCAAAGCCGCCACCGACGCTTACCGCCACGACAGCGATAAGATTGCCCTGTTTATGGAAGATGCGCTGGAGAAAGACCCCAACGGTGAAGAACGCACTTCCTCGGTCTACTTCCGGTACCAGCGCTGGTGCGCGGAAAACGGCCACTACACCGAGAACATCAAGAATTTTAAACAGGCGCTCATGTCCACCGCCACCGTCACCCGCCGAAGACCACGCGAGGGCGGCAGTGAAACCACACTTTTAATTGGCTATAAGCTGCACAGCGAATTTCTCTAAAACACACCTTGTCGCAGGTTGTCGCAGCAAAAACAGGTTGTTTCAAAAATCGCTTCTCGTAAGGGATGACCTATTTTACTTGCGACAACCTGCGACAAAGCCTAAAAGTCCTTTATTTTAGCGGGTTTTGAGGAGTGCGTCGAAGTGTGGCTTTACGATAAAAAACCATGTGATATTCAGAAAAAAGTAAGGAGGTGAGCAAAATGCAAATCAGCCAAGAGCAGGAACGATACCTGTGGATTGGACTGGACTTGGACAACTTTGAAGTAATCCGAGTCCTGCCGCAAAACGTAAAAGAAGCCGCGATCATTATGCGCTGCAAGCATCCCGACTGGGGAAAGCTTTGGTGCATTGAGCATCGCGGCTCCGGGCAGTATTTCGACACCTACGCGCAAATGCTGGACTACTGCGCCGCCCGTCAATGGGCCTAATCTAAAAAATGTCAGGAGGAAAACAATATGATGAACTACACCTATGAACACAATTTCTGGAACATGATGCGGGGCAAAAAAGCCGACCTTCCCGTCTTGTCGAGCAAGGCCGTTAGCGCCGATTCGTATATGCCGCCCGATGAGTTTAAAGCCAAGTTCGACCAGGCGCTGGCCAAAGACAACGTATTCCGCAGGCTCGCCACTGTGGTCAACACCACCTCGCCGGACGGAACTATCCAAGCGGTCACCTCCACCGGGACAGCAGACTGGGTAGCAGAGGGCGCGACGATTCCGGAAAGTTCCGATACCATTCTGCCGTTTCCGGTCTATTCCTACAAGCTGGCCAGCCTTGTCCGGCTGAAGAATTCCTTTGTAAGCGATAATGCCTTCGACCTTGAAAACTATCTCGTAACCGCTTTTGCCAGACGTTTCGGCAGAGCCGAGGAAGCGGCCTTTCTAAACGGCACAGGAACCAACCAGCCCACCGGATTACTCAGCGGCAGCGGCGCGGAGGTTGGCGTTACGGCGGCAAACGCGACTGCCATCACCTATGACGAACTGACCAAACTCTACTTCTCGCTGAAAGCCGAACACCGCGCCAACGCCGTATTCCTCATGCATGACGATACCGCAATGGCGCTGCGGACGCTAAAAGACAGCGTAGGCAATCCCCTGTGGAACGCCGAGCGCGAAACCATCTTCGGCAAGCCTGTCGTCACATCGCTGGCTATGCCCGCCCCAACAACAGGTAAAAAGGCGATCGCTTTCGGTGATCTCTCCTACTACTGGGTAATTGAGCGCCAGCCGCTGACCATTAAGCGATTGAATGAAATGTATGCTGTTCAAGGGCAAATCGGCTTCACAGCCTATGAACGTCTGGACGGCAAGCTGATTCTGCCGGAAGCGGTCAAGGTATTGCAGATGGCCTAGAAAAGCAAAAAAGCAGGAGACGGTGCCACCAAAGCACTGCCTCCTGTTTTTTACTTCTTTCTGCGGAACGCGCCATCGCCATCGAGGTTGTGGAGCAATATCTTCCGCGCCATTTTATACTCGCCCCCGATAAAACCAAGCCGCAGGAGAAAGCAGCGGAAGGCGTATTTGTCGTTGTCCGTTTCCACCGTTTGAGCAATCGCCCACTTTAGCGCTCTCGCCATATCGCACAGCTTGTCGACAAACTGGGTATAGGCGTTAATCTCGTCCGGCTCTGTGGTCTTGGGGAACCAAGGGAAGCTGACCGTATCCCCGTTGATCAAAGGCATCGGGACTGTTTAATATAGACTAAATATGGCGAAAAAAATCGTGTCGAAATCCGAAAAAGAGCATTGGGAAATCCGAAAAAGATTACGCACCACAAATCACGAACTTCTTTATCAGGCACTGCTATGATGAGGAAGGGAGAAAGGAACGATGCTCTCCATGGATCAAATCGAAACGATCAAAGAACTTCAACTGCGAGGATTAAGTCCTTCAGAAATCGCCCGCAAATTATCTGTAGACTGGAAAACTGTTGTCAAATACATGCAGCAAGAATGCTATTCGCCTAAACCGCCAGTAGTTCGCCTCACTGAGTCCAAACTCGACCCATGGAAACCGGTCATCGATGGCTGGTTGGAAGAAGATCGGAAAACACGATACAAGCAGCGGCACACGGCAAAACGAATCTTCGACCGGCTCAATGAGGAATGTCCCGGGTTTACCGGCTCCTACCCGATCGTTCAACGTTATGTGAAGCAGGTGCGGGAGGCTAAAAAACAGTCGCCCGGATTTCTTGAACTGGTCTGGCCGCCAGGTGAATCGCAGGTCGATTTTGGCGAAGCCGACTTCGACACGCTGACAGGACGAATCTCGCGCAAATATCTTTGCGTTTCCTTCCCGCATAGCAATGGCGGTTTGACTCAGGTCTTCGGCGGGGAAACGGCGGAGTGCGTCTGCCAGGGACTGCAGGATATCTTCGAATCCATCGGCGGCGTTCCCACAAGGCTGATCTTTGACAATGCCACCGGCGTTGGCCGCCGGATCGGCGACCAGGTACGATTGACCGAACTGTTCCGGCGGTTCAAGGCGCATCACGGATTTGAGCTGTCGTTTTGCAACCCAGCCTCCGGCCACGAAAAAGGCAATGTGGAACGCAAAGTGGGCTATATCCGGTCCAATCTGTTTGTGCCGGTTCCCTATGTTGACGACTTGCCGATATTTAATCGTCGCCTGCTGGAGCAAGGGCAAAAGCTGATGCAAAAGGCCCACTACAAAAAGCAACTGCCAGAAGAGACTCTGTTTGCGACCGACAGGGCGGCGCTTTTGCCGCTGCCGCGCCAGCGATTCAATGTATGCCGTTATGAATACGCGCGGGCGGATGGTTACGGCAAGGTCTGTCTGGATGGAAAACATTACTACTCCACTACGCCGGAATGGGCCGGACAAAGTGTTTTAATCGGCATTCGGGCCCACACCATCGACATTCTGCGTGCGGACGGTAGTGTGCTGGTCAGTCATCTTCGCAGTTTTTCCAGCGAGCGCAGTGACCATCTTGATCACAGCACCAGCTTGGCTCTGCTGCTCAAGAATACGGGAGCCTGGCGAAACAGCGGACTACGCAGTACCTTTTCGGAGCCTTTGAGGCAAACCTTGGATGAACAAAGCCGCACCGACCTCAGAAAGAGCCTGCAACTCTTGTCCACATTGTCGGATCGTTACGGATTTGACACTGCAATGCAGGCGATGGAAGAAGCCGTGAAACGCGGCAGCCTGAATTTGTGCGATACAGCAGTGCTGGCGGCAAGACTTGCTGGGTATGGGCTGGATACGCCTCCGGAACTGGGGCCGGATCTTGCGCAGTATGACCGACTGCTTCGGGTCGAAGGCGGTGAAATACAATGATTACTGCCAAACAGCGGGAAGAAGTGCGGGCAGAAATTACAGCGTGTTGCCGTCAGATGATGCTTAGCCGCCGGATTGTTGAACTGTGTGAACAGGAAGCCACTCCAAAACAGGAAGAGTTTTTGCACCGAGTTTTGACGGAAGAAGTTGCGGCCCGGGAGAAAAGCAGGCGACAACGCCTGATGCAACGAGCAGGTTTTCCGGTTTACAAAACTTTTGAAGACTACGACTTTCGCGGCATAAAGTTTCCTGCGGCTCTGACCCGGGAAGAACTCACCAGTTGCAGCTTTGTAGCAGAAAAGAAGAATCTGGTGCTGTTTGGCCCGGTCGGCACCGGAAAAACCCATTTGGCCATCGCTCTTGGCGTCAAGGCTTGTGAGCAGGGCCTCAATACAAAGTTCGCCTCAGTGACGGAGATGGTGCTGCGTCTAGCGGAAGCAAGGCGCGCCGGCACATTGGAGCGGCTGGTACGGGAATTGCAGAAACTGGACCTATTGATTCTGGATGAATGGGGCTATGTACCGGTGGACAAAGAAGGATCGCAGCTGTTATTCCGGGTCATTGCCGACAGTTATGAAAGCAAAAGCCTGATTTTGACGACCAACCTTGAATTCTCCAAGTGGGGCAGCATCTTCACAGATGACCAGATGGCGGCAGCCATGATTGACCGACTAGCCCACCACGGACACCTACTACTGTTTGAAGGGGAAAGCTACCGCATGAAACATGCCCTCATGAGGCAAAAATGACCCGCGATTTTTTTCGGATTTCCGAAAGGTGAATTTCGGATTTTTGCACGATTTTTTTCGGAATTTCGCTTGACTAAAAACAATCGGGACATCCACACCGAAGGCTCTGCCGAACAGAGCGCCCTTGCTTTGAGCCAAGCGGCTTAAGTTGTTCAGCGCCTTGTCGGTAAAGCTGCCCTTGGGCATCGAAACCACAAAGCCGCTATGCTCTTGGTCGGCATTGTCCTCCGCTTCACCGACAAAACCTTGCTCAGCCAGATAGGTCAGCAACCGTTGGACGGTTTCGCTATCCACCTCGCTACCGATATGGAGCGTACCCTGCCTGTCCAGAAGGCACCCGCCGATTTCATAGGCGTAGCTTGGGACGCCTTGGTAGCGAGCCACTGTGTTTAATACTTCGCTGACCGCCTGCGCTAATTTTTGGCGTTCTTTTCCTTTGACGCTATAGGGAATCTTCAATTTCATACGTAGCACCCGCCCTTCTGCTTTGGTTACTACATATATGCCTCTGATTGACACAGATAGCAAGAAGATTATTTTTGATAAAAGGGAGGGGCGGTTTGATTCTCTGCCGCTTCTCAGCAGGAGAGCGCGTCCGGCCTTTCGCGTGAATTTTTCAAAAATCAAAAATCAAAATTAAAACATGCAGTAGTTTTACAGAAAAATACGGCTAAAACCATCAGATTTATAAGTTTTTTCTATGTCTTTTTCTGCGCCCAGCGGTACTATTCAGCGAAATAAAAACCCCCGAACCACTAAAAATACTGGCTTTCGGGGGCAAACGGGGTATCCCCCCTGCGTAATTCTGCGATTTTTCGCGTGAAGGGGGGCGGCGGTCTGGGGGGGGTAAAGGCCGTAGAGATTTGATACCCCCTACCGGGTCAATATCAGCTGTGCCGCCCACTGATATTTAAAAAAATATTTAAACATAGCACTTAGCGGAAATAATCTGATCAATGATCAACTCGTCACCATCTTCATTCAGCCACGTATTCTTTTCACTTGAATATGAAAACACATGAAGTGTTGGATTTACGGTGCACTCCGTTACAACACACAGCCTATAACTTTCCCAATAATCATTCATCTTTTTATATTCGTTAGGAGTTATCTCAACAGAAATATTTTCACCAGATAATCCTTTTACCTCTATCCTTAATATCGTTTTTTTGTGAATAGCTTCTAAGTCCCAACCTAAATTCTCTGATTCACGGGAAGTTACAATAAATCCTCTTTCCGTATATTCTCTGGTAACTTCCGTAATGGCTATACTCTCAATTTTTTTCTTCGCTTGAGCATCAGTTTGGCGCGAAAAAGATTTATGCGACCTCTTGCTTTTTATTTTTTCATACTTTTCGATATGTTGCAAAACGTCTTTTTTAAAGCCTAACATTTCAGCACTATCTGCATACCAGATATTGGACTGTCCCATACCACCTTTTACTCTTCTTGGAATAACAGGAAAAGAAAATCTCTCGTCAACACTTAGCAACGTAGCATTTTCAGCATTGGCAACGGCATAGTATCCAATATATTCATCCCTAAATTTTCTTTCTTTTAGTTTTGTTTTCTGATAGTCCTTAAAAAACGTTGCTTCTTTGTACCAACCGACTATATATGTTCCGCCATCTTTGTGTGTTGCCGTAAAGATCACCAAAACGCCATCAATGTAGTCATCATCTTCACTTGCACCCAATCTTCGAAGGTTATTAAATCCCCCCGGCTGTGCGTACCCATAAACTTTACCTTGTGTTTTTTGGAAATTGAAGATTTCATGCCCATAACCATATTCTTCAACGTAGGAGCCGCCACCATGAATTTCTTTATCATTGCCTAATAGACCTTCGTAACGTTCCATCCATGCAGTATTCAAAAAAATCATTGGTATCACGGACTCAGCCCCTCTCTTAAGCGCGTTAAATCTTCCAGAAGCAATAACATCAAATTGTTACATTCGAAGCCGAAGGCTTATTATTGCTTGCATCTATCAAAACAATATCTTTACAGCTTTGCAAGCCCAATTCAGTTAAAACAGCTGATACTTTTTTGTATTCATCATCCGAAAAATACAGTATCACTTTGATAGCACGTTCGGTACAATTTGCTTTTTTGTACACTTCAACCTGCTTTGCAAGGTTATTTTTCAATTTGCTGTTAGATGCAAGCTTAAATTCTACAAGCGTCGCATTCGCCGAACCTTTGGATATCTTAAAATCAACAGGCCCCCGTCCGTTATTTACCTCGCGGTTCACATCCATTTCGCTTGCAAACCAGACAAGACGATACATGACTTGCAAATCACTTTCTCGCTTAAGCGGCTTTCCACTGAGATAAAAAATGCGATATCCATCCATATCCTCAATAACCGATTTCAAAAACATCACTCGGTTATAGGCTTCCTGGCGTGAATCAACTTCCGCTTTATAAAAATCCGTCCTATCAACAAGCAGTTTAACAAGTTCTTGAAGCTGTGTATTGAATAACTGTTTAACCTGCTCCACAACCTGTTTGCTAATGGACGTTGCTGTTGCTTCGTTGTCTTCTTTATATTTTATGTAATAGTCAATAAGTTCGGGATTCTCCAATATGAGTCTAGCAGCAGCCTTATCCTTCTCGGTCTGAGACATTTCTTTCTTTTTCTTTGAAAGAACATCCATAAAATAATTATTCAGTTCAAACCGCAAAGAATCGTTCTCCACAGTCGAAGCAATATTCCTTAGATTGCGCACCATATCGGTTCTATTAATAAATGTGTCATCTCGGGTTAACAAATCCCTCGGTGTTAATAAAACATAATCGTCATTGAAACAGGGGAGCAAATATTCCTTTGCTTTCCATGTCATAGTATCATAATTGAACTCAACCTTGGGAACGTTAAACTTTTTGCACTGACTTGCATCCAAATACTCGGTCGCAAAATCCGAAGTATATTTCAATAAATACTGTTTAGCAAAATTCGTTGTGAAGTCGCTTATTTTATCTCTTCCAACCAAATGGCTAATCAGGCAAAGTTTTTCCAAGTGGGGACTTCTCGTGATTTTTTCTTTGCCAAAATCCTTAAAAACAGTCTGTAATCCTTTATGTAAATTTAAAGCGAAGTCTTTACCCAAACCACGCCCGGAATTTCCATCAAGACTGAATCCTAGCCACGTCTGCTTGACTTCCGAGAAAATGTACCACGAAGACATCATCCCGGCAGGTGCCTCAGGATATTTTTCTGCTTGCATTTGCAAAAAGAGCAGATACGAGATAATTTCCCGATGTATTTCTTGATATTGCTCCTTTTCGCTGTTAAAGAGTAGGAATGGGTCAATAAAAAGTGGCAAATCGTTAATGAGGGAAATATTAACTGCTCCATAGGACTCAACAACATCCTCGTCAACTCCAAAAAAATCAGAAAAGTAAAGCCGTAGATCGTTCATTTTATCCCCTCGCTTCTCGTTACGAAACTAGCGCAGCTAACGCATATATTGCATCAAATTAACCTAACTCAGTTTTCATTCGTGAACATCTTTCCTATACCTATACCTATACCGTGGCCTATCTCTTCATTAGTGGTAGCATAGTCCACTATGAAATATTCACAATAGACAGTATATAGGAAAATATAGTAAGATTAAAGAGTGTGTCAGTTAAAATGTCTGAATATTTTTCCACTATGGCACTAGGAGGGTAAAAAATGATAATTGATATGGCAACTGAGTTACGTGAATTTCCCTATCTAACGAGTCTCTTTAAATACATCGAGTCATACAATATTATGGGACACCAAATCGGTCGCAAAATTGGTGATATGCTAGAGATTTTAACGATGGGGATGATATATCGCAATCCTCAGCTGTTACGCCATCTGGATACAGAAGGGAAGCTAGAAGGTTATACAACAGCAGGGCATAAAGTTGAGTTTGGTTTTTTCGATAATCCTCTCACAAAAGACCGTTTATTTGGTTCGATTGAGTGTAAATGTGTTGGGGTGGAGGTAACCAAATCAGGTAGTAACGGGCGACACTTACGAAGGATTGGTATTGGCGATTCATTTTCAGTATCTTTTTCTGCAAGTCGTACACAAGCAACTCACAACATAAGTATTTCCCTGCGCGAAGTCAATAACAATCAAGCTTCAATCGAATGTGGCACAGAAGTAATAGCTATGCAGACTGGTGATTCCATCAGAATAGCTATTGATGAACATAATAATCTTACGATTGTTTCGCCAAGAGCTACGTTGTATAATACAGTTCCTGGCATAATACGCAAATGCAAAATAGTAACTTTAGATAGAATCGAAAACAATCACGCTGTCATATCTCTTTGGGATTGCTTAACTGGCCCACAAACAATTGAAAAAGCAAAACAGGCATCGTTGGTTGCAATGGATATTAGACGGAAGATAGATGGGCATTGGGGAAAAGAAGATATTGCTGAAGAACAAAAAACGGTCATCTCAATTTTAGTATTATGTGAGTTTTCGCATTGGGAGTCGAAATCCAGAAATGTTATTAGAACTTGTATTGATCATAACTTGATCGTACCCGATGCAATAATGATAAATGCATTTCAAGAGTTTGAGCAAACATTTGGATTTGAAAATATGCAACCTAAAATAACAAAAAACGAATTCAGCCGCTCTGCTGATGTTAGAGATGCTGTCTTTAGAGTAATTGAAAGATACGAAAATCGCATTCTTTTTGATATAGAATCAAATGCTTATGTAGACTTTTCCTATGACGCCGGAAAATTAAGATTAACAGCGCTATAAAATAGGCCGCTAACCCAGCGATGGTTAGCGGCCTATTTTATGGTTTGCGCAAATACAAGATGGCATCTTTTTTACCATCTTTACTTTCGTTATAATCAGCCTTGTGTTTATAGGCGTATCGGCCCAGCCCATAACTTGTAGTTCGGTATACTATTCGGTCTACCTTAAATCCAATTTTCTCTGCACATTTTATAAATATTTTGTGCACACTAAATAATTCTTTATTAATCGTACAGTCTCCAATAACGACACAGCATAAACCATTCGGTTTTAGATTTTCATATATTATTCTATATGCATCTACGTTGTGCTGGAAGTATGAATTGATCAGTTTGTCTGTAGAAGCAGGGTAGGATTTAATCTCTGATTTTTTTATTGAAGAATAGTCCATGGTTCCGTATATTTCGCTAAACCCGACGGACCAAAGGAATTTCAATCTGTAAACCGGTATGTAGTCAAAACAGTTTAAATAGGGTGGATGTGAAATAACTAAACCTAACTTCTTATGATACTCATTGCTTAGTGAAGAAATAATTGAATTCACTTTTGCAATATCAGTATTACTGGATACAAAGGAGCGCGATGCCAGATTATGATTTGTGACGCTATTCCAAGATTGCATAGTATCTATCATTTCATTCACTTTTTTCATATATGCTTCAATTGGTCTTCGCAATTTCTTTTTCTGGTTTACATGTGGTCGAACTTCAGCATCATATGCACGAGAAACTCGCCTAATAATAGCAAAAAAGGCAAGAGAAAAAAACTCCCTATTCTTATCTGATGGAAGTCGTAATATAAAGAATTTAATTACAGAAAGTTCAAAGATAGATTCGGATGAAAACCACTTTTCAATATCAGGGAATTCAAGATAAATCTTTTTGTTGAAATTTTCAATTTCTTCACTATGGTCACTTGCTTTTTCAGCAATAAGAGTAATTTGTTCAATATCACTTGGTAAATATGCATTTATATCTTTTACAAGCTTTCCCCAAATAGTCTTAAGTAGAGAAACATCGTAATTATATGTTTTGACATTAGAAGCCAATACAGCAAATGGATTTATGTCAAGTCCACCCGCCTCAAATCCCGCTAATTTTGCCTCGACTAACGATGTTCCGGATCCAACATAATTATCAAAAACAAAATCTTCTTCAGGATTAATCGAGCCTTCAGATAAAAGAGTTTCAATAATATGACGACCAATTTTCGATGGAAATTTACCGTAATAACGAAAATAGTCGTGTGTAAGATATGCAAGTTCAGAAATTGTTTCTTTCACTTCAAGTGTTTGAGTATCGTATTGTTCTATTACATCAAATGACATAACCGATCTATAGTCATCAATCGTATTATTGGTATAATTGTTCCAGTCCATAACTCCTCCCATAACCCCCAATATTTTCATGACGCTTCATGAGTATTCTTGAAGCCTATTGAAGGATACCAAACCTTAAAGAAATTGTCAAGTAATAACTCTTTATTAACCCATTATGCCTGTGACACAAGAATTCACCACCTCATGCTTACTCAGCCAGGGGGAAAACAGTTTCGTATAACCTCATTCAACACCGTTCAATAAATTCAAACACCAGCCAAACACCAAGTGCTCATCTATACCCCGACAAACGCCCGTATCATCGGCTTTCTTCGAGTATAGGCGTTTATGTTTTCAAAAAATACAGCAATATTCTTTTCCTTCAGTTGACGTACATACTGAAGGCAGTCTAAAGTATTGCGCGCAAATCGACTGATTGATTTTGTCATGATCATGTCAATCTTCCCCGCCATACAGTCATCAATCATCTTGTTAAACTCTGCCCGCTTTTTAGTATTCGTGCCACTAATTCCTTCATCAGCATAAATGCCTACAAATTCCCACGCAGGATTATTAGCGATTAGGTTGGAGTAAAACTTGATCTGCGCTTCTAAAGAGCTAAGCTGATCTTCGTTATCTGTTGAAACCCGGCAATACGCACACACTCTGGTTTGGGCAGTCGGCTCAAGTCCTCTGAGCTCTTTGAGCTGTTTGGCGGGTATAACTTCTACTTTCTTTCGCATTTTTCACCGGTCCTCTCATTGGTTTATATTTTCGATGTACTTCAGTGCCGTTTTTAAGAATCAGCTTCAGCTCACCTGGTTCGAGAGCTACAATCTCTGCAAATACTTCTTTGAACCGCTCGATATCTAGTTTTGTCATCTGCAGGGGATGCTTCTCAAAATGCTTTCTAATTTTCTCGGTTGCATAATCTGTTAAATCCAGCGGAGCAGCCTCCCAATCGCTTGCCGTCCGCTTGCTAATCAACACATTCAAGTCGTTTTGTAGTTCCTGTAACCTGGCTTCATCGGCGGTCCTCATCTGATCAATTGTTTCTTTAATCAATAGCTCCAATGATTTATCCGCGTCAGTCAAACAAGTTTTTGTATTGGGAATAACTTTCTCCTCAATCCAGTCCCTTCGAACCTTGTTGTAAGCTTCAATACAAACCACCTCTAGCATCTCTTCATAAATATTACCGCTCGCCTTACATTTCCCCTCATTTTTAAGCCTATAGTTTCGGCATCGCCAGCTTGCCTTTCTCGTACTACTGTTTTGCCGTTGCAATCCTCTTATATAATTGCTGTCGCAACTTCCGCACTTGATAAAGCCGGAAAATGGATACATTCTTTTTTCATTACAGCTTTCATGCCTTGTAGCAATCGCTTTATTCTTCTCTTTTTGGCGTACATCTTGGGCCGCCTCAAATATTTCCCGAGCGAGAATCATCGGATACCGGCTGTCATTTCCCAGATACCTTTCATCCGTTAAAATCTTGGAAACCATGCTGTATTGCCATGCACAGGAGTCGCCGCGCGGCCGCATAATTTTATGGTTTATTAGATACCAGGTGATTGCGTATCGATTCATCCCCTGAATGTATTTTTGATAAATCAGTCTCACAACCGCGGCTCTTTCTTCATGCACTTCTTTCTTGCCACGGAAATTCAATTTATAGCCATATGGATACGAAGGAACTGATGCCATGCTCATCACCTCACACTTTATCGTCGCCGCGCTGCAATTTATATCGTTCTTCAAGTTCCATGCCGTTTTTCAGTCGAAACACAATGCATTCGCGCTCCTTGACTATCAACTTGTCCACAATGGTTTCAAAAAGTTCCTCGTCAAAACTCTCTATGGGGTTATCTATCCCTTCAAAAAACGATATAAGCTCATCAGTTTGTTTTACCCTCTCGTCCTGGCCTTCGATTTTTTGAATAATGCTGTTGCGTTCTGCTCTCCGATTTCCAAGTTTGCCGATTAATTTCTCATGTTCAATCCGCAGAATTGTCTTGTCTGTCACCCCTTTCTCATATAGTTGCAGCAATACATGTTCTTGCTTTAGCAAGCTATCAATTTCAGCGTTAATATCGTCAAGCTTGCCACCGGAAATTTTAGCATGGCTAACTAGTCTGAGTGTGGCAGAAAAGTTCGCTAACAGATGTCTGTTCATTAGCAGCTTATTGAAAACACGGACGAATAACTTCTCAATAGTGTTGTTTTTTATCGGCCGCATATCACAGGTAGTCACTCGCCGCTCGATATAGTTAGCACATCCCCAAAACCCCTTCCTGAACGGGCTGGCACAGTTATGAATCTGGTGCCTAAACCCTCTGCCGCAATTGCCGCATACAATCTTGTGGCTAAAAGGATATCTTGTTTTATATTTCCAAGCCATCTCCGGGCTATAACCTTTCCCGCGCGCGCGTTCAGCAAGCAGTTCTTGAACTAGTTCAAACTTTTCTCTTTCAATAATTGGCTGGTGGTTATCCTTGATATAGTACATCGGCGCTTCGCCCTTATTTGTCTTTCTCTTGAACGTAATGTTGTTGGCAGTGACGGTCTTTTGCAAAAGAGCATCACCAACATATTTTTCATTTTTAAGCATTCCTAAGACTACTGAAGGCTGCCACCTGATACCACCTGACACATTCTTAATCCCATCTGCTTCTAAATCTCTTGCAATAAGCGTTACCCCCTTACCGGATATGCTTTCATCAAATACCCTGCGGACAATAACCGCCTGTTCTTCATTAATAACAAGCCCGCCTTTGCCATCTC
The sequence above is drawn from the Anaeromusa acidaminophila DSM 3853 genome and encodes:
- the istA gene encoding IS21 family transposase — its product is MDQIETIKELQLRGLSPSEIARKLSVDWKTVVKYMQQECYSPKPPVVRLTESKLDPWKPVIDGWLEEDRKTRYKQRHTAKRIFDRLNEECPGFTGSYPIVQRYVKQVREAKKQSPGFLELVWPPGESQVDFGEADFDTLTGRISRKYLCVSFPHSNGGLTQVFGGETAECVCQGLQDIFESIGGVPTRLIFDNATGVGRRIGDQVRLTELFRRFKAHHGFELSFCNPASGHEKGNVERKVGYIRSNLFVPVPYVDDLPIFNRRLLEQGQKLMQKAHYKKQLPEETLFATDRAALLPLPRQRFNVCRYEYARADGYGKVCLDGKHYYSTTPEWAGQSVLIGIRAHTIDILRADGSVLVSHLRSFSSERSDHLDHSTSLALLLKNTGAWRNSGLRSTFSEPLRQTLDEQSRTDLRKSLQLLSTLSDRYGFDTAMQAMEEAVKRGSLNLCDTAVLAARLAGYGLDTPPELGPDLAQYDRLLRVEGGEIQ
- the istB gene encoding IS21-like element helper ATPase IstB, translated to MITAKQREEVRAEITACCRQMMLSRRIVELCEQEATPKQEEFLHRVLTEEVAAREKSRRQRLMQRAGFPVYKTFEDYDFRGIKFPAALTREELTSCSFVAEKKNLVLFGPVGTGKTHLAIALGVKACEQGLNTKFASVTEMVLRLAEARRAGTLERLVRELQKLDLLILDEWGYVPVDKEGSQLLFRVIADSYESKSLILTTNLEFSKWGSIFTDDQMAAAMIDRLAHHGHLLLFEGESYRMKHALMRQK
- a CDS encoding protein NO VEIN domain-containing protein gives rise to the protein MIFLNTAWMERYEGLLGNDKEIHGGGSYVEEYGYGHEIFNFQKTQGKVYGYAQPGGFNNLRRLGASEDDDYIDGVLVIFTATHKDGGTYIVGWYKEATFFKDYQKTKLKERKFRDEYIGYYAVANAENATLLSVDERFSFPVIPRRVKGGMGQSNIWYADSAEMLGFKKDVLQHIEKYEKIKSKRSHKSFSRQTDAQAKKKIESIAITEVTREYTERGFIVTSRESENLGWDLEAIHKKTILRIEVKGLSGENISVEITPNEYKKMNDYWESYRLCVVTECTVNPTLHVFSYSSEKNTWLNEDGDELIIDQIISAKCYV
- a CDS encoding recombinase family protein; its protein translation is MRKKVEVIPAKQLKELRGLEPTAQTRVCAYCRVSTDNEDQLSSLEAQIKFYSNLIANNPAWEFVGIYADEGISGTNTKKRAEFNKMIDDCMAGKIDMIMTKSISRFARNTLDCLQYVRQLKEKNIAVFFENINAYTRRKPMIRAFVGV
- a CDS encoding recombinase family protein — its product is MASVPSYPYGYKLNFRGKKEVHEERAAVVRLIYQKYIQGMNRYAITWYLINHKIMRPRGDSCAWQYSMVSKILTDERYLGNDSRYPMILAREIFEAAQDVRQKEKNKAIATRHESCNEKRMYPFSGFIKCGSCDSNYIRGLQRQNSSTRKASWRCRNYRLKNEGKCKASGNIYEEMLEVVCIEAYNKVRRDWIEEKVIPNTKTCLTDADKSLELLIKETIDQMRTADEARLQELQNDLNVLISKRTASDWEAAPLDLTDYATEKIRKHFEKHPLQMTKLDIERFKEVFAEIVALEPGELKLILKNGTEVHRKYKPMRGPVKNAKESRSYTRQTAQRAQRT